One genomic window of Glycine soja cultivar W05 chromosome 9, ASM419377v2, whole genome shotgun sequence includes the following:
- the LOC114368521 gene encoding uncharacterized protein LOC114368521, whose protein sequence is MEDSGAILAHISSLKEMLDQVNEEIEANIQVTREIESSIVKCEEIEADLATREAELIRTSAMLQFDTVGYVTVAVNPCFKRPKPTNRIYWLVILFFLFHLCAVLQFFSFYSFIADFRDSVSTLEKELCCLKVKRDEIVSKVDEKRENFTTLCLEFQREIDKREDCEVRVLLSEKHSLENEIQLLDKKNNVLKNSVLAFVEEILENLHSSNSGSIFF, encoded by the exons ATGGAAGATTCAGGAGCGATTCTCGCTCACATTTCATCTCTGAAGGAAATGCTGGATCAG GTAAACGAAGAAATCGAGGCTAATATTCAGGTTACTCGAGAGATCGAATCCAGCATCGTCAAATGCGAGGAGATCGAGGCTGATTTGGCAACCAGGGAAGCCGAGTTGATCAGAACCAGTGCCATGTTGCAGTTCGACACCGTTGGATACGTCACCGTCGCTG TGAATCCGTGCTTCAAACGTCCTAAACCAACTAATCG AATTTATTGGTTGGTGATCTTATTTTTTCTGTTCCACCTATGTGCagtattacaatttttttctttctattcatTTATAGCTGATTTCAGGGATTCAGTAAGTACCTTGGAGAAGGAGTTATGCTGTCTTAAAGTGAAGCGGGATGAGATCGTTAGTAAAGTAGATGAAAAACG GGAAAATTTCACAACGCTATGTCTAGAATTTCAGAGAGAAATTGACAAGAGAGAAGATTGTGAAGTGAGAGTCTTGTTGTCCGAGAAACATTCccttgaaaatgaaattcaacttttggataagaaaaataatgttttgaaaaattcaGTGTTGGCATTTGTGGAGGAGATTCTTGAAAATCTTCATAGTTCGAACTcaggtagtatttttttttaa